The following proteins come from a genomic window of Athalia rosae chromosome 1, iyAthRosa1.1, whole genome shotgun sequence:
- the LOC105686073 gene encoding rho GTPase-activating protein 100F isoform X6, which translates to MQWRKYVRIKYGGRVGVGGPVGQGQQGQQEQRQVRVVQLQREGGRGFNYVFHQPCQPPEPQRSCSAAAMLCCGRRKEGRGEVTDISASPGRQVPANQLRPKEPPPMVIQGDFRKKGLPLQVSGISTEIFKQIETVENDLDASTAAALEAVDRRGEMVVHVIEPRQMGRQASEAAKKFMAMQDPKHPVHLVEIIKRPGQTLGLYIREGNGIDRNDGVFISRIALESAVYNSGCLKVGDEILAVNLVSVSHMGIDDVVIIMSIPRRLILATRHGPHQPVSHSRQNEHKAPPVVVIKRELNEDESDHTTSNHIRDSSRRRGDGREMLPSRSRLGLTGLGSSQDLGSSNGDLYYNSRPEGHWSYQPPPPPVITHQPKPSTTQHFQPYERGYPKTLESLAEKDFTKVHSFYTGPVMPSNGGRRMSTGGGMQSVASRLSGQNQSAHFGYTQHSSSGRIMPRSGSDQHLPRVDYTSMTTPARHTLLRSSLKSGSSTLRYNSRYSTQNDTGSASQRQGQFGTLTRRHRPSLDYASDTEATCSSSPRSAYYHYRHNMNNPSQSSAVSHLATLSRSQIGQSSSGLRSNSLPRSGRTLPQQPGVRTGLSTVTSGLIDQEDSDGALSAPELPSIRRDRGRIPSSPSVFTSDEYRAWLSRTPSTSALYEQIRATTSRPPRYTYSAENIHAAANQAEYGGYGSYRPMSSTLDRLSTRSASAQQVNLANLRASTAISSSCHRTSTNPRPASVASNTRSSLSNPKTALSNSASQRASSVRRIRNLLDLESTRNIPNPTPTRTQDQRLLDINPAEFLKYKIEKPPTVGTPSSTSSLLSSLGEANAGGDLASGVSGLLWVHLLAGRGLRSTTSSSAATTPSTPSGQPSLGSCGLRDLYCVLECDRVHKARTVVRTGDLMFDWDETFELDLVGNRQLDLLVYSWDPQHRHKLCYKGSVHLGTLLKESPLHQLALKVEPRGTLYLRLRYTDAHQTFKRRGLPVISLATRVAPLFGVDLDTVVSRESKTGGVPGGVSTALVMSSTQNVPIIVWRCVEEVERRGLDIIGLYRLCGSATKKRILREAFERNARSVDLSPDNVPDINVITGVLKDYLRELPEPLFTKCLYQMMVDALAVCLPDDPQGNAKLMFSILDCLPKVNRCTLIYLLDHLAMVVSQCNKMSPASLAVCFGPVLMLHSEDNGPHLDFQQPIAVLKYLLEIWPVKSVRKISSAASTLTRVTPASSQQSVHSNQSAPPAQGTLGRTGPPWQQPPSLHHPPPTATPITLSTSTRPPLPIKPRQSKRKLPAIPNR; encoded by the exons GAGGGGCGGGGAGAGGTGACAGACATAAGTGCAAGCCCTGGGAGGCAGGTCCCTGCCAACCAACTGCGTCCCAAGGAGCCACCCCCTATGGTGATCCAAGGAGACTTCAGAAAG AAAGGGCTTCCGTTGCAGGTCAGTGGAATCAGTACAGAGATATTCAAGCAAATCGAAACTGTCGAGAACGATCTCGATGCATCAACTGCAGCCGCGCTAGAAGCTGTAGATCGGCGTGGCGAAATGGTTGTTCATGTCATAGAGCCACGCCAAATGGGCAGGCAGGCTTCAGAAGCTGCCAAAAAATTTATGGCAATGCAG GATCCTAAACACCCCGTGCATCTAGTCGAGATAATTAAAAGACCCGGACAAACCTTGGGCCTCTACATCCGAGAAGGAAATGGCATCGATAGAAATGATGGAGTTTTCATATCAAGGATTGCCCTGGAGTCTGCTGTTTACAACAGTGGTTGCTTAAAA GTTGGAGATGAAATCTTGGCAGTCAATTTGGTCAGTGTCTCGCACATGGGTATCGATGATGTAGTGATTATAATGTCGATACCTCGAAGATTGATCTTAGCCACGAGGCATGGACCTCATCAGCCAGTATCACATAGCCGTCAAAATGAACACAAAGCCCCTCCTGTGGTCGTTATCAAACGCGAGCTCAATGAAGATGAGAGCGACCATACCACAAGCAATCATATTAG AGATAGTAGTCGTCGGAGAGGTGATGGAAGAGAAATGTTACCCTCTCGATCGCGATTGGGCTTAACAGGGCTTGGATCTAGTCAAGATTTGGGGTCAAGTAATGGCGACCTGTACTATAATTCTAGGCCCGAAGGTCATTGGTCTTATCAGCCTCCTCCACCACCAGTTATCACTCATCAACCAAAGCCATCAACTACGCAGCACTTCCAACCATATGAGCGAGGCTATCCAAAAACTCTGGAAAGTCTTGCAGAAAAA GATTTCACAAAG GTACACTCATTTTACACTGGACCAGTTATGCCGTCGAATGGTGGCCGTCGAATGTCGACAGGTGGAGGAATGCAATCAGTGGCTAGCAGATTATCTGGGCAAAATCAGTCAGCTCATTTTGGTTATACGCAGCATAGCAGTAGCGGACGTATTATGCCTCGTAGTGGATCTGACCAACATCTGCCACGAGTTGATTACACGAGCATGACGACACCTGCTCGTCACACCTTATTAAGATCAAGCTTGAAATCTG gatCATCGACACTTCGTTACAACTCACGCTACAGTACGCAAAACGATACAGGATCAGCTTCACAGAGGCAAGGGCAATTCGGCACACTGACTAGAAGGCATAGACCTTCTCTTGATTATGCTTCTGATACGGAGGCAACATGTTCTAGTTCGCCTAGATCCGCATATTATCATTATAGACACAACATGAATAACCCATCGCAGAGCAGCGCTGTCTCTCATTTAGCTACGCTATCCAGATCTCAGATTGGGCAAAGTTCCTCAG GATTACGGTCTAATTCATTACCAAGAAGCGGTAGGACGTTGCCACAACAACCGGGAGTTCGTACAGGACTCAGCACAGTAACTTCTGGTCTTATAGATCAAGAAGATAGTGACGGGGCTTTGTCTGCACCTGAGTTACCATCAATTAGGCGAGATAGAG GCAGAATACCATCATCTCCAAGTGTATTCACGTCAGATGAGTACAGGGCATGGTTGAGTCGTACTCCAAGCACTAGTGCTCTTTATGAACAGATCAGAGCTACTACCAGCAGACCACCACGTTACACTTATAGCGCTGAAAATATACATGCTGCTGCAAATCAG GCTGAATATGGCGGTTATGGTTCATACAGGCCAATGTCCAGTACGTTGGATCGACTATCAACAAGATCTGCATCTGCCCAACAAGTTAATCTAGCAAATCTCCGAGCTTCGACGGCTATTAGTTCATCGTGCCATCGTACATCAACAAATCCACGGCCAGCATCTGTAGCCTCCAATACCCGATCATCTTTGTCTAATCCGAAGACTGCTCTGAGTAACTCAGCAAGTCAGAGAGCCAGTTCTGTTAGAAGAATTAGGAATTTATTGGACCTAGAATCTACAAGAAACATACCAAATCCTACTCCAACTAGAACTCAAGATCAAAGACTGTTAGATATTAACCCTGCAG AGTTTCTCAAGTATAAAATAGAGAAGCCACCAACAGTGGGAACTCCCAGTTCCACGAGCTCTTTGTTGAGTTCTCTTGGCGAAGCCAACGCTGGCGGAGATTTAGCTAGCGGCGTAAGTGGTTTGCTATGGGTCCATCTATTGGCAGGTCGTGGTCTTCGATCAACAACCTCTTCGTCAGCAGCCACTACTCCATCTACACCTTCTGGACAGCCCAGCCTTG gTAGCTGTGGCTTGAGAGATCTTTATTGTGTACTCGAATGTGATCGAGTGCACAAGGCCCGTACTGTCGTTCGTACTGGAGACTTGATGTTTGACTGGGATGAAACATTCGAATTGGATTTAGTTGGCAATCGTCAACTCGACCTTTTAGTATATTCATGGGATCCTCAACACCGACATAAATTATGCTATAAGGGATCAGTACATCTAGGAACTTTATTAAAGGAGTCTCCTCTTCATCAATTGGCACTTAAGGTCGAACCACGTGGTACTCTTTACTTACGCCTTCGTTATACTGATGCTCATCAGACTTTTAAACGACGTGGACTTCCAGTCATATCTCTTGCAACAAGAGTAGCTCCACTTTTTGGCGTTGACTTAGATACTGTG GTAAGCCGAGAAAGCAAAACTGGGGGTGTTCCTGGCGGAGTTTCGACTGCTCTGGTGATGTCGAGTACCCAGAATGTTCCTATTATTGTATGGCGATGCGTGGAAGAAGTTGAAAGGCGAGGACTTGATATAAttg GCTTGTACAGACTCTGTGGCtcggcaacaaaaaaaagaatactcCGCGAGGCATTTGAGCGGAATGCGAGATCCGTCGATCTTTCGCCGGACAACGTTCCTGATATTAACGTTATAACAG GAGTCTTAAAAGATTACTTGAGAGAGCTGCCAGAACCTCTGTTTACTAAGTGCCTCTACCAAATGATGGTCGATGCACTTGCCGTCTGCTTACCTGATGATCCTCAGGGCAATGCTAAGTTGATGTTCAGTATACTGGACTGCCTACCAAAAGTGAATAGG TGTACGTTAATTTACTTACTTGATCATCTGGCAATGGTAGTGTCACAATGCAACAAGATGTCTCCAGCAAGTTTAGCAGTGTGTTTTGGTCCAGTTTTGATGCTTCATTCTGAAGATAATGGACCTCATTTGGACTTCCAACAGCCTATAGCAGTACTTAAATATCTCCTAGAAATATGGCCTGTAAAGTCAG TTCGGAAGATTTCTTCAGCCGCTTCAACGCTAACTCGAGTTACGCCAGCAAGTTCGCAGCAATCAGTTCACAGCAATCAGTCGGCTCCTCCGGCACAGGGAACATTGGGTCGCACAGGGCCGCCTTGGCAGCAGCCACCCTCACTTCATCATCCACCCCCCACTGCAACCCCCATAACGCTTTCAACCTCCACTCGACCTCCGCTACCAATCAAACCGCGACAG AGCAAGCGCAAATTGCCGGCTATTCCAAACCGCTGA
- the LOC105686073 gene encoding rho GTPase-activating protein 100F isoform X2, whose product MQWRKYVRIKYGGRVGVGGPVGQGQQGQQEQRQVRVVQLQREGGRGFNYVFHQPCQPPEPQRSCSAAAMLCCGRRKEGRGEVTDISASPGRQVPANQLRPKEPPPMVIQGDFRKKGLPLQVSGISTEIFKQIETVENDLDASTAAALEAVDRRGEMVVHVIEPRQMGRQASEAAKKFMAMQDPKHPVHLVEIIKRPGQTLGLYIREGNGIDRNDGVFISRIALESAVYNSGCLKVGDEILAVNLVSVSHMGIDDVVIIMSIPRRLILATRHGPHQPVSHSRQNEHKAPPVVVIKRELNEDESDHTTSNHIRDSSRRRGDGREMLPSRSRLGLTGLGSSQDLGSSNGDLYYNSRPEGHWSYQPPPPPVITHQPKPSTTQHFQPYERGYPKTLESLAEKVHSFYTGPVMPSNGGRRMSTGGGMQSVASRLSGQNQSAHFGYTQHSSSGRIMPRSGSDQHLPRVDYTSMTTPARHTLLRSSLKSGSSTLRYNSRYSTQNDTGSASQRQGQFGTLTRRHRPSLDYASDTEATCSSSPRSAYYHYRHNMNNPSQSSAVSHLATLSRSQIGQSSSGLRSNSLPRSGRTLPQQPGVRTGLSTVTSGLIDQEDSDGALSAPELPSIRRDRGRIPSSPSVFTSDEYRAWLSRTPSTSALYEQIRATTSRPPRYTYSAENIHAAANQAEYGGYGSYRPMSSTLDRLSTRSASAQQVNLANLRASTAISSSCHRTSTNPRPASVASNTRSSLSNPKTALSNSASQRASSVRRIRNLLDLESTRNIPNPTPTRTQDQRLLDINPAEFLKYKIEKPPTVGTPSSTSSLLSSLGEANAGGDLASGVSGLLWVHLLAGRGLRSTTSSSAATTPSTPSGQPSLGSCGLRDLYCVLECDRVHKARTVVRTGDLMFDWDETFELDLVGNRQLDLLVYSWDPQHRHKLCYKGSVHLGTLLKESPLHQLALKVEPRGTLYLRLRYTDAHQTFKRRGLPVISLATRVAPLFGVDLDTVVSRESKTGGVPGGVSTALVMSSTQNVPIIVWRCVEEVERRGLDIIGLYRLCGSATKKRILREAFERNARSVDLSPDNVPDINVITGVLKDYLRELPEPLFTKCLYQMMVDALAVCLPDDPQGNAKLMFSILDCLPKVNRCTLIYLLDHLAMVVSQCNKMSPASLAVCFGPVLMLHSEDNGPHLDFQQPIAVLKYLLEIWPVKSVRKISSAASTLTRVTPASSQQSVHSNQSAPPAQGTLGRTGPPWQQPPSLHHPPPTATPITLSTSTRPPLPIKPRQVIVSSPGSPSSEESASPEPVNKGLGGLGFANNETTEQITPTSSVDTEEGNPAHPEEGERGVEGDAEASDEDVSKLR is encoded by the exons GAGGGGCGGGGAGAGGTGACAGACATAAGTGCAAGCCCTGGGAGGCAGGTCCCTGCCAACCAACTGCGTCCCAAGGAGCCACCCCCTATGGTGATCCAAGGAGACTTCAGAAAG AAAGGGCTTCCGTTGCAGGTCAGTGGAATCAGTACAGAGATATTCAAGCAAATCGAAACTGTCGAGAACGATCTCGATGCATCAACTGCAGCCGCGCTAGAAGCTGTAGATCGGCGTGGCGAAATGGTTGTTCATGTCATAGAGCCACGCCAAATGGGCAGGCAGGCTTCAGAAGCTGCCAAAAAATTTATGGCAATGCAG GATCCTAAACACCCCGTGCATCTAGTCGAGATAATTAAAAGACCCGGACAAACCTTGGGCCTCTACATCCGAGAAGGAAATGGCATCGATAGAAATGATGGAGTTTTCATATCAAGGATTGCCCTGGAGTCTGCTGTTTACAACAGTGGTTGCTTAAAA GTTGGAGATGAAATCTTGGCAGTCAATTTGGTCAGTGTCTCGCACATGGGTATCGATGATGTAGTGATTATAATGTCGATACCTCGAAGATTGATCTTAGCCACGAGGCATGGACCTCATCAGCCAGTATCACATAGCCGTCAAAATGAACACAAAGCCCCTCCTGTGGTCGTTATCAAACGCGAGCTCAATGAAGATGAGAGCGACCATACCACAAGCAATCATATTAG AGATAGTAGTCGTCGGAGAGGTGATGGAAGAGAAATGTTACCCTCTCGATCGCGATTGGGCTTAACAGGGCTTGGATCTAGTCAAGATTTGGGGTCAAGTAATGGCGACCTGTACTATAATTCTAGGCCCGAAGGTCATTGGTCTTATCAGCCTCCTCCACCACCAGTTATCACTCATCAACCAAAGCCATCAACTACGCAGCACTTCCAACCATATGAGCGAGGCTATCCAAAAACTCTGGAAAGTCTTGCAGAAAAA GTACACTCATTTTACACTGGACCAGTTATGCCGTCGAATGGTGGCCGTCGAATGTCGACAGGTGGAGGAATGCAATCAGTGGCTAGCAGATTATCTGGGCAAAATCAGTCAGCTCATTTTGGTTATACGCAGCATAGCAGTAGCGGACGTATTATGCCTCGTAGTGGATCTGACCAACATCTGCCACGAGTTGATTACACGAGCATGACGACACCTGCTCGTCACACCTTATTAAGATCAAGCTTGAAATCTG gatCATCGACACTTCGTTACAACTCACGCTACAGTACGCAAAACGATACAGGATCAGCTTCACAGAGGCAAGGGCAATTCGGCACACTGACTAGAAGGCATAGACCTTCTCTTGATTATGCTTCTGATACGGAGGCAACATGTTCTAGTTCGCCTAGATCCGCATATTATCATTATAGACACAACATGAATAACCCATCGCAGAGCAGCGCTGTCTCTCATTTAGCTACGCTATCCAGATCTCAGATTGGGCAAAGTTCCTCAG GATTACGGTCTAATTCATTACCAAGAAGCGGTAGGACGTTGCCACAACAACCGGGAGTTCGTACAGGACTCAGCACAGTAACTTCTGGTCTTATAGATCAAGAAGATAGTGACGGGGCTTTGTCTGCACCTGAGTTACCATCAATTAGGCGAGATAGAG GCAGAATACCATCATCTCCAAGTGTATTCACGTCAGATGAGTACAGGGCATGGTTGAGTCGTACTCCAAGCACTAGTGCTCTTTATGAACAGATCAGAGCTACTACCAGCAGACCACCACGTTACACTTATAGCGCTGAAAATATACATGCTGCTGCAAATCAG GCTGAATATGGCGGTTATGGTTCATACAGGCCAATGTCCAGTACGTTGGATCGACTATCAACAAGATCTGCATCTGCCCAACAAGTTAATCTAGCAAATCTCCGAGCTTCGACGGCTATTAGTTCATCGTGCCATCGTACATCAACAAATCCACGGCCAGCATCTGTAGCCTCCAATACCCGATCATCTTTGTCTAATCCGAAGACTGCTCTGAGTAACTCAGCAAGTCAGAGAGCCAGTTCTGTTAGAAGAATTAGGAATTTATTGGACCTAGAATCTACAAGAAACATACCAAATCCTACTCCAACTAGAACTCAAGATCAAAGACTGTTAGATATTAACCCTGCAG AGTTTCTCAAGTATAAAATAGAGAAGCCACCAACAGTGGGAACTCCCAGTTCCACGAGCTCTTTGTTGAGTTCTCTTGGCGAAGCCAACGCTGGCGGAGATTTAGCTAGCGGCGTAAGTGGTTTGCTATGGGTCCATCTATTGGCAGGTCGTGGTCTTCGATCAACAACCTCTTCGTCAGCAGCCACTACTCCATCTACACCTTCTGGACAGCCCAGCCTTG gTAGCTGTGGCTTGAGAGATCTTTATTGTGTACTCGAATGTGATCGAGTGCACAAGGCCCGTACTGTCGTTCGTACTGGAGACTTGATGTTTGACTGGGATGAAACATTCGAATTGGATTTAGTTGGCAATCGTCAACTCGACCTTTTAGTATATTCATGGGATCCTCAACACCGACATAAATTATGCTATAAGGGATCAGTACATCTAGGAACTTTATTAAAGGAGTCTCCTCTTCATCAATTGGCACTTAAGGTCGAACCACGTGGTACTCTTTACTTACGCCTTCGTTATACTGATGCTCATCAGACTTTTAAACGACGTGGACTTCCAGTCATATCTCTTGCAACAAGAGTAGCTCCACTTTTTGGCGTTGACTTAGATACTGTG GTAAGCCGAGAAAGCAAAACTGGGGGTGTTCCTGGCGGAGTTTCGACTGCTCTGGTGATGTCGAGTACCCAGAATGTTCCTATTATTGTATGGCGATGCGTGGAAGAAGTTGAAAGGCGAGGACTTGATATAAttg GCTTGTACAGACTCTGTGGCtcggcaacaaaaaaaagaatactcCGCGAGGCATTTGAGCGGAATGCGAGATCCGTCGATCTTTCGCCGGACAACGTTCCTGATATTAACGTTATAACAG GAGTCTTAAAAGATTACTTGAGAGAGCTGCCAGAACCTCTGTTTACTAAGTGCCTCTACCAAATGATGGTCGATGCACTTGCCGTCTGCTTACCTGATGATCCTCAGGGCAATGCTAAGTTGATGTTCAGTATACTGGACTGCCTACCAAAAGTGAATAGG TGTACGTTAATTTACTTACTTGATCATCTGGCAATGGTAGTGTCACAATGCAACAAGATGTCTCCAGCAAGTTTAGCAGTGTGTTTTGGTCCAGTTTTGATGCTTCATTCTGAAGATAATGGACCTCATTTGGACTTCCAACAGCCTATAGCAGTACTTAAATATCTCCTAGAAATATGGCCTGTAAAGTCAG TTCGGAAGATTTCTTCAGCCGCTTCAACGCTAACTCGAGTTACGCCAGCAAGTTCGCAGCAATCAGTTCACAGCAATCAGTCGGCTCCTCCGGCACAGGGAACATTGGGTCGCACAGGGCCGCCTTGGCAGCAGCCACCCTCACTTCATCATCCACCCCCCACTGCAACCCCCATAACGCTTTCAACCTCCACTCGACCTCCGCTACCAATCAAACCGCGACAG GTGATAGTCTCATCCCCCGGTTCGCCTAGCAGCGAAGAATCTGCTTCTCCGGAACCAGTTAACAAAGGACTCGGCGGGTTGGGCTTCGCGAATAATGAAACGACTGAACAAATAACGCCCACTAGTAGCGTAGACACCGAAGAGGGAAATCCTGCACACCCAGAAGAAGGAGAGCGTGGTGTAGAAGGGGATGCGGAAGCAAGTGACGAGGATGTATCAAAATTACGTTAA